Proteins found in one Enterococcus sp. 9D6_DIV0238 genomic segment:
- a CDS encoding DUF5067 domain-containing protein produces MHKKIILLSILSLFFMVGCQTNTLQKKTTKFSANGSDYSIQLPSHWQKDKKETAINKSAVVSSKDTKSNSGMYILTEKMGKLSEKELEKHAKGYLEDYYVLKGVKANRFVANGHSVINYTISAKYEEKNSLLDVYYVATENSVISLFFFSPIDNDRAYDKRKQNFDRSVESLNEKVTNEVTEESSNELDNRIQNKNFSLQVSTYEVKQVEDEKLLVIRYLTTNKDQEVLKPIDQWKRYMKVYQGEKELTRQENKELSDNTLDYLSQNSFKNIEKEEAVEAAVIYSLDKNNEEDVTIQFDDTEFKNKEPLTLTLN; encoded by the coding sequence ATGCATAAAAAAATTATTTTACTGAGCATACTTAGTCTCTTTTTTATGGTAGGTTGTCAAACCAATACGTTGCAAAAGAAAACGACTAAATTTTCTGCAAATGGAAGTGATTACTCCATTCAATTGCCTTCTCACTGGCAAAAAGATAAAAAGGAAACAGCGATCAATAAGTCAGCGGTGGTCAGTTCAAAGGATACAAAAAGCAACTCCGGGATGTATATCCTTACAGAAAAAATGGGAAAACTTAGCGAAAAAGAATTAGAAAAACACGCAAAGGGTTACTTGGAAGATTATTATGTTCTTAAAGGTGTGAAGGCGAATCGATTTGTAGCAAATGGACATTCAGTGATCAATTATACAATTTCAGCTAAATATGAAGAAAAGAACTCATTGTTAGATGTTTATTATGTAGCTACGGAAAATTCTGTTATCAGTCTATTCTTTTTTAGTCCTATAGATAATGATAGAGCATATGACAAAAGGAAACAAAATTTTGATCGTTCAGTAGAGAGTCTTAACGAGAAAGTAACAAATGAAGTGACAGAAGAATCGTCCAATGAATTGGATAATCGAATTCAAAATAAAAATTTTTCGCTGCAGGTCAGTACTTATGAGGTGAAACAAGTAGAGGATGAGAAGTTACTGGTTATTCGATATCTAACTACAAATAAAGATCAGGAAGTATTGAAGCCCATTGATCAATGGAAGCGGTATATGAAAGTTTATCAGGGAGAAAAAGAATTAACAAGACAAGAAAACAAGGAATTATCAGATAATACCTTAGATTATCTGTCTCAAAACAGCTTCAAAAATATTGAGAAAGAAGAAGCAGTGGAAGCTGCTGTAATATATTCTCTTGATAAAAATAATGAGGAAGATGTCACCATTCAATTCGATGATACTGAATTTAAGAACAAAGAACCTTTAACGTTAACACTAAACTAA
- the ald gene encoding alanine dehydrogenase, with protein sequence MNIGIPKEIKNGENRVALPAAGVLDLIKHGHTVYVETDAGLGASIHDEEYAAVGATIVKTAEEAWAQELVLKVKEPLEEEYPYLREDLTLFTYLHLAANKPLAEELMKRKVKTIAYESVQLANGELPLLAPMSEIAGRLATQIGAQFLEKVPEGKGILLGGVPGVKKGKVTIIGGGISGCNAAKIALGLGADVTILDVNIKRLQEIDNQFAGAVKTLVSNHFNIQEEVKQADLVIGAVLLPGHKAPVLVTEEMVASMPEHSVIIDIAIDQGGIFETIDTVTTHGHPTYTKHGVIHYAVANMPGAVPQTATFALANATLQYVLELANKGFAQAIEQNPALLVGVNTLNGALTNPAVAADLDLTYTSVESVL encoded by the coding sequence ATGAATATTGGGATACCGAAAGAAATAAAAAATGGTGAAAATCGGGTGGCATTGCCGGCAGCCGGCGTTTTAGACTTGATCAAACATGGGCATACTGTTTACGTTGAAACTGACGCTGGACTTGGAGCGTCGATTCATGATGAAGAGTATGCAGCAGTAGGAGCGACCATTGTTAAGACGGCAGAAGAAGCTTGGGCTCAAGAATTAGTGTTGAAAGTAAAAGAACCATTAGAAGAAGAATATCCATATTTAAGAGAAGATCTAACGTTATTTACGTACCTTCATTTAGCAGCGAATAAACCATTAGCTGAAGAATTGATGAAACGTAAAGTGAAAACGATTGCCTATGAAAGTGTTCAGTTGGCGAACGGAGAATTGCCATTATTGGCTCCAATGAGTGAAATCGCTGGCCGCTTAGCGACACAAATCGGTGCTCAATTTTTAGAAAAGGTGCCAGAAGGAAAAGGTATTTTACTTGGCGGCGTACCAGGTGTAAAAAAAGGCAAGGTAACGATCATCGGTGGCGGTATTTCAGGCTGTAACGCAGCAAAGATTGCATTAGGCTTAGGTGCAGATGTTACGATCCTTGATGTAAATATCAAGAGACTACAGGAAATCGATAATCAGTTTGCTGGTGCCGTAAAGACACTCGTATCAAACCACTTCAATATTCAAGAAGAAGTAAAGCAAGCAGATCTTGTGATCGGTGCCGTATTACTTCCAGGACATAAAGCGCCTGTATTAGTCACAGAAGAAATGGTGGCATCAATGCCGGAACATTCTGTGATCATCGATATTGCGATCGATCAAGGCGGAATTTTCGAAACGATCGATACAGTCACAACACATGGACATCCAACATATACAAAACACGGCGTGATCCATTATGCCGTAGCAAATATGCCGGGAGCTGTTCCGCAAACTGCGACATTTGCTTTAGCGAACGCTACTCTGCAATATGTTTTAGAGTTAGCGAATAAAGGATTTGCACAAGCGATCGAGCAAAATCCAGCACTTTTAGTTGGCGTCAATACATTGAATGGTGCATTGACAAATCCCGCGGTTGCCGCAGATTTAGATTTAACGTATACATCAGTGGAATCTGTTTTATAA
- a CDS encoding ABC transporter substrate-binding protein produces the protein MNMKKWALTTVAASALVLALAACGSGSKKEDAADDKKQVLKVLESAELPTMDISQATDVVSFSAISQVMEGLYEFADDSTSAPAIAEEVVEPTNDGKTYTIKLREDAKWSNGEPVTANDFVYSWKRTVDPKTGSEYAYLFDGFENYTAISKGEKPASDLGVKALDDYTLEINLEYPIPYLSSLLAKPTFYPLNEKFVEEKGKDYGTNSDNMIYNGPFTLADWDGTSITWNYIKNDKYREADKVKLDEVNVQVSKEIGTNVNLFKAGETDIAPIKGEYVDQEKDNPELVTRIYPSTSYLQYNTENKVFANKNARNAITELIDSDQIAKNILKDGSMAIEAFVPKGIANQETGKDFAEEAGTLMKTDVEGGKKLWEDAKKELGIDSASITLLTSDTDSAKKLSEYIQGLLTENLSGLKVTISSVPFKNRLDQMSSGDFDVVLAGWAATYADPYDFLQLFRTGGEQNYGKFSNEEFDKLLQESATTYATENEKRWDTLLDAQKVLMESSPVTPLYQASEAFLVNDRVEGLVYRAIGAPYYKNVSVK, from the coding sequence ATGAACATGAAAAAGTGGGCACTGACAACAGTAGCTGCTAGCGCATTGGTTTTAGCATTAGCTGCTTGCGGTTCAGGAAGTAAAAAAGAAGATGCAGCAGATGATAAAAAACAAGTCTTAAAAGTGTTGGAAAGCGCTGAGTTACCAACAATGGACATCTCTCAAGCAACAGATGTGGTCAGTTTTTCTGCTATCAGCCAAGTGATGGAAGGCTTATATGAGTTTGCAGACGATAGTACTTCAGCTCCTGCAATCGCTGAAGAAGTGGTAGAACCAACAAATGACGGAAAGACATATACGATCAAGTTACGCGAAGATGCAAAATGGAGTAACGGTGAGCCTGTAACAGCGAATGATTTTGTTTACTCATGGAAACGTACAGTCGATCCAAAAACAGGTTCAGAGTATGCGTATCTGTTTGACGGATTTGAAAACTACACAGCAATTTCTAAAGGAGAAAAACCAGCGTCTGATTTAGGTGTAAAAGCCCTAGATGATTATACACTGGAAATCAACTTAGAATATCCGATTCCATATTTATCTTCTCTTTTAGCCAAACCAACATTCTATCCACTGAATGAAAAGTTTGTTGAAGAAAAAGGAAAAGATTATGGAACCAATAGTGACAATATGATCTATAATGGCCCATTCACATTAGCAGATTGGGATGGCACTAGCATCACATGGAACTACATCAAAAATGATAAATACCGTGAAGCAGACAAAGTCAAATTAGATGAAGTCAACGTTCAAGTAAGTAAAGAAATCGGTACAAACGTGAACTTATTCAAAGCAGGTGAAACAGATATTGCACCGATCAAAGGTGAATATGTAGATCAAGAAAAAGACAATCCAGAATTAGTCACTCGTATTTACCCATCGACTTCATACTTACAGTACAACACTGAAAATAAAGTATTTGCGAATAAGAATGCTAGAAATGCTATTACGGAACTGATCGATTCCGACCAAATCGCGAAAAATATCCTAAAAGATGGCTCAATGGCGATTGAAGCATTTGTTCCTAAAGGAATCGCAAACCAAGAAACAGGGAAAGACTTTGCTGAAGAAGCGGGTACCTTGATGAAGACAGATGTCGAAGGTGGTAAGAAGCTTTGGGAAGATGCCAAGAAAGAGTTGGGCATCGATTCTGCCTCTATTACATTATTGACATCAGATACAGATTCAGCGAAAAAATTATCTGAATATATCCAAGGATTGTTGACTGAAAACTTAAGTGGTTTGAAAGTAACGATCTCAAGTGTACCGTTCAAAAACCGTTTAGACCAAATGAGCAGTGGTGATTTTGATGTTGTCTTAGCAGGATGGGCAGCAACTTATGCGGATCCGTATGACTTCTTACAATTATTCAGAACTGGCGGCGAGCAAAACTACGGTAAATTCAGCAACGAAGAATTTGACAAATTACTGCAAGAATCAGCAACAACTTACGCAACAGAGAATGAAAAACGCTGGGATACTTTATTAGATGCGCAAAAAGTATTGATGGAAAGTTCACCAGTAACACCATTATACCAAGCGTCAGAGGCTTTCTTAGTGAATGATCGAGTAGAAGGTTTAGTCTATCGTGCAATTGGTGCACCGTACTACAAAAACGTTTCAGTGAAATAA
- a CDS encoding LacI family DNA-binding transcriptional regulator: MTTIRDIAKLSGYSVSTVSRVLNNHPYVTEEKRKKILSIMEELDYIPNIKARNLSSGHSKHIAVMIPFSDHPYTDKIVSGILKAAFKSGYKVTLLPTNYDLTIEKRYLDELAAKAWDGMIITSKKSSFDIISKYLKYAPIVCCEDTGDYPISCVSIDRGKSYHDLFTLLIKQGYKKIGLTVGRPEKDSASTAIVLEAYRKIIGSADSSLIFRDCRTYEDGIKAGEYFSKVENLEVIVTNGDDVAAGILQKLSLKEIIVIGEENLLSSKLLQFPTVDHHLDLCGEKAFGLLFTDTVKRATISSTFIQRHRI, from the coding sequence ATGACGACTATTCGTGATATCGCTAAATTATCCGGCTATTCTGTTTCTACCGTTTCCAGAGTATTGAATAACCATCCTTACGTGACAGAAGAAAAGCGTAAAAAAATTTTAAGCATCATGGAAGAGCTAGACTATATTCCGAATATAAAGGCCAGAAATTTAAGTAGTGGGCATTCAAAGCATATTGCCGTAATGATTCCATTTTCTGATCATCCTTATACAGATAAAATCGTCAGCGGCATTTTAAAAGCTGCCTTCAAATCTGGATATAAGGTCACGTTATTGCCGACAAATTATGATTTAACGATTGAAAAGCGTTATTTAGATGAGTTGGCTGCCAAAGCCTGGGATGGGATGATCATTACTTCAAAAAAAAGTTCATTTGATATCATTTCTAAGTATTTAAAATATGCACCGATCGTTTGTTGTGAAGATACAGGAGACTATCCGATTTCTTGTGTTTCGATCGATCGGGGAAAGTCTTACCATGATTTGTTTACACTGTTGATAAAACAAGGGTATAAAAAAATAGGATTGACTGTCGGCCGTCCAGAAAAAGACAGTGCTAGTACAGCGATCGTATTGGAAGCCTATCGAAAAATAATTGGATCAGCAGATTCTTCATTGATTTTTAGGGATTGTCGGACTTATGAAGATGGGATCAAAGCTGGTGAATACTTTTCGAAAGTTGAAAATCTTGAAGTAATCGTTACAAATGGCGATGATGTTGCTGCGGGGATCTTGCAGAAGCTATCGTTGAAAGAAATTATTGTCATCGGTGAAGAAAATTTGTTATCTAGTAAGTTATTGCAGTTTCCAACTGTAGATCATCATTTGGACTTATGTGGAGAAAAAGCCTTTGGGTTGTTATTTACAGATACTGTCAAAAGAGCAACTATTTCTTCTACATTTATCCAGCGTCATAGAATCTAG
- a CDS encoding M42 family metallopeptidase, with amino-acid sequence MTKKESLDLIEKLSNASGVSGFEDDVVAIAKEFSASFAQVEEDHIRNVYMKVGEQKADRPTILFDAHSDEVGFIVQAIKPNGTLRFLPLGGWVSNTIPAHRVRIKTADGSEVPGIIASKPPHFMTDAERKETQTIDDMVIDVGCVSAEEVTEKLNIAIGDPVIPDVTFEYLESTDVMIGKAFDCRIGCACLLETLQELSKKESPFNLIGTMTAQEEVGERGATVAMNNVQPDLAIVFEGCPADDTFSEEYMIQSGLKRGPMLRNFDVSMITNPRFQRFAKETAEKYGLPMQSSVRKGGGTNGAIINLTNKGVPAIVIGVPVRYAHTHYGYVAYQDYQAAYQLAVAIVNDLDQAMIDSF; translated from the coding sequence GTGACAAAGAAAGAATCGTTAGATTTAATAGAAAAATTATCCAATGCTTCAGGTGTGTCAGGCTTTGAAGATGATGTTGTAGCGATTGCTAAAGAATTTTCAGCGTCTTTTGCACAAGTAGAAGAAGATCATATTCGTAATGTGTATATGAAGGTCGGCGAACAAAAAGCGGATCGACCAACTATTTTGTTTGATGCTCATAGTGATGAAGTCGGCTTTATCGTGCAAGCGATCAAACCGAATGGCACGCTACGCTTTTTACCGCTAGGCGGTTGGGTATCAAACACGATCCCTGCACATCGAGTACGGATCAAGACAGCAGATGGCAGCGAGGTTCCAGGAATCATTGCTAGTAAACCACCGCATTTTATGACCGATGCAGAGCGTAAAGAGACACAAACGATCGATGATATGGTGATCGATGTCGGCTGTGTCAGCGCGGAAGAAGTAACAGAAAAATTAAATATCGCAATCGGCGATCCTGTGATCCCGGACGTTACTTTTGAGTATTTAGAGAGCACCGATGTAATGATTGGAAAGGCATTTGATTGCCGTATCGGCTGTGCTTGTTTGTTGGAAACATTGCAGGAGCTTTCTAAAAAGGAGTCACCTTTCAACTTGATTGGAACAATGACTGCTCAAGAGGAAGTCGGCGAACGCGGAGCAACAGTTGCGATGAATAATGTTCAGCCGGATTTGGCGATCGTTTTTGAAGGATGTCCGGCAGATGATACTTTTTCAGAAGAATATATGATTCAATCCGGGCTGAAGCGCGGTCCAATGCTTAGAAATTTTGACGTATCGATGATAACGAATCCGCGCTTCCAACGATTTGCCAAAGAAACTGCTGAAAAATATGGACTGCCGATGCAAAGCTCTGTTCGAAAAGGCGGCGGTACAAACGGTGCGATCATCAATCTGACAAATAAAGGCGTGCCGGCAATCGTGATCGGTGTACCTGTCCGTTATGCACATACACATTACGGATATGTGGCCTATCAGGATTACCAAGCAGCTTATCAATTAGCAGTCGCGATCGTCAATGATTTAGATCAAGCCATGATCGACAGCTTTTGA
- the lacD gene encoding tagatose-bisphosphate aldolase encodes MIKISQAKMDALNRLSNEKGLIEALAIDQRGSLKKMISDAATTATGEEIIDFKKVASEELTPYSSAILLDPDYGLPATKVRDKSCGLLLAYEKTGYDASTPGRMPDLLEDWSVSRLKEAGADAIKFLLYYDPDEPRAINHLKHVFVERLGSECLGEDIPFFVEIVTYDTEVLDAGSAAFARIKPHKVLESMVEFSKPQYHIDVLKMEVPVNMKYVEGFTENEVVYSRKEALAYFKKQSELTELPFIFLSAGVSTELFQETLKFAKEAGSKFSGVLCGRATWREGVKPFASKGEDAGRDWFATQGKANIETLNEIVDDCGTSWRSKVEVG; translated from the coding sequence ATGATCAAAATCAGCCAGGCAAAAATGGATGCTCTGAACCGTCTGTCAAATGAAAAAGGTTTAATTGAAGCGTTGGCGATCGATCAGCGCGGATCGCTAAAAAAAATGATTTCAGACGCTGCTACAACAGCAACAGGAGAAGAAATCATTGATTTCAAAAAAGTTGCTTCAGAAGAATTGACTCCTTATTCATCTGCGATACTGTTAGACCCAGATTATGGATTGCCAGCAACAAAGGTACGTGATAAATCTTGCGGTTTACTTTTAGCGTATGAAAAAACTGGTTATGATGCGTCCACTCCAGGAAGGATGCCGGATCTATTGGAAGATTGGTCTGTTTCACGTTTGAAAGAAGCTGGCGCAGATGCGATCAAGTTTTTACTCTATTATGATCCTGATGAACCTAGAGCGATCAATCATTTAAAGCATGTCTTTGTGGAACGACTTGGTAGTGAATGCTTGGGAGAAGATATTCCGTTTTTTGTGGAGATCGTTACGTATGATACAGAAGTCTTAGATGCCGGATCAGCAGCTTTTGCCCGAATAAAACCACATAAAGTATTGGAGTCGATGGTCGAATTTTCTAAACCGCAATACCATATCGATGTACTAAAAATGGAAGTGCCTGTAAATATGAAATATGTTGAAGGATTCACTGAAAATGAAGTTGTCTATAGCCGTAAAGAAGCACTGGCATATTTTAAGAAACAAAGTGAATTGACAGAGTTGCCGTTTATCTTTTTGAGTGCTGGGGTTTCGACAGAATTATTTCAGGAAACATTAAAATTTGCGAAAGAAGCTGGCTCAAAATTTAGTGGTGTCTTATGCGGCAGAGCTACTTGGCGTGAAGGGGTGAAACCATTTGCGTCAAAAGGAGAAGACGCAGGTCGAGATTGGTTTGCCACTCAAGGTAAAGCTAATATCGAGACGCTCAATGAAATCGTAGACGATTGCGGAACCTCATGGCGTTCTAAAGTGGAAGTGGGCTAA
- a CDS encoding YfhO family protein, protein MNTIKNFLKQNSLFIFLSFLIPVGIMCIAYYNIGIYPGSEMSILASDGFSQYANFHSSFKNMLDGKQSIFYTWSGSLGLNYWALSAYYLNGIFTPLVAFFDNSNMTDTLYYLTLIKFGAMGVSFWIFAHNTFKLNRWLVVSLSASYALMSYAVAYSEVIMWLDTFVYLPLIILGIHRLMDQSKPIVLFISYLFLFLSNFYMAFMVGVFSFLYFFARACTNWGRYKKTIGHYLVTSFLAGGASMIVILPTVIDLATNGESLSSIGSFFTKDIGSWDLIAKSLVGVYDTSKYKSMPFIYIGLMPLIFCIYYFVSKKFALKNKLLYGSLFLILCLSFYINPMNLFWHGMHGPYMFLFRFSFLLSFLIILVAGYSLERFSKEDINGITNVILSLAFVFLVFIFFSNKKRYGLITTEALVISIVLLAIYLLIWLIYAYKPKWSRAATAILVLFMMGEAAFNAQQMVIGIKNDWSYISQAAYNDNYDDITKLVDLTEKNDSFFRMENLNSSSANDSFRYGYHGVSMFSSIRNRHSSQYINLLGYRSFGTNLLVDYRNNTLLADSLVGMKYNISSSDYFSKFGYEKVKKSGKFTLYENKYALPLGILTDDEIYEKEAVKNQTELFNHFSGTNGEIYTFGDAPIISSKDVTISETGDTIELGETELGHARTLKFLITVPAGKQGYLSIVPTNLYREGQTNVSVKINGKESGSGSSFANTGQYHDLGYHKTTTTVEVECTFVGGNQTIEIFRPDAVFLDTEKFAADVEKIKEKAVDFNIDGRRANAEIDSEEKHVLLTTIPYDKGWSAYIDGKKIEIDTFKDAFLSVTIPKGKHTLEFVFIPQGFMLGAILFAGCILLFSIYAYWFYKKRAQSIDKEKMMNA, encoded by the coding sequence ATGAATACGATAAAAAATTTTTTAAAGCAGAATTCGCTATTTATATTTTTAAGCTTTTTGATTCCTGTTGGGATTATGTGTATTGCTTACTATAATATAGGAATCTATCCGGGAAGTGAGATGTCAATTTTAGCTTCGGATGGTTTTTCTCAATATGCCAATTTTCATTCAAGTTTCAAAAATATGCTAGATGGGAAACAAAGTATATTTTATACATGGTCTGGTTCATTAGGACTGAATTATTGGGCGTTATCAGCGTACTATTTAAATGGAATATTCACACCTTTAGTCGCATTTTTTGATAATAGCAATATGACAGATACTTTGTATTATTTAACATTGATCAAGTTTGGTGCAATGGGCGTATCTTTTTGGATTTTTGCACATAATACATTCAAGTTGAATCGGTGGCTTGTCGTCTCTTTAAGTGCCAGCTATGCACTGATGTCTTATGCTGTTGCTTATTCAGAAGTAATTATGTGGTTAGACACATTTGTCTATTTGCCGTTGATCATTTTAGGTATTCATCGACTGATGGATCAAAGCAAACCGATTGTTCTGTTCATAAGTTACCTATTCTTATTTTTATCTAATTTCTACATGGCATTTATGGTTGGCGTATTTTCATTTTTATATTTCTTTGCTAGAGCATGCACCAATTGGGGACGATATAAGAAAACGATTGGGCACTATTTAGTAACATCGTTTTTGGCTGGCGGTGCATCTATGATCGTTATTTTACCGACAGTGATTGACTTAGCAACGAATGGTGAAAGCTTAAGTAGTATTGGCAGCTTTTTTACGAAGGATATTGGTTCATGGGATTTAATCGCAAAAAGTTTAGTCGGTGTCTATGATACGAGCAAATATAAGAGTATGCCATTCATCTATATTGGATTGATGCCATTGATTTTTTGTATCTACTATTTTGTAAGTAAGAAATTTGCTCTAAAAAATAAGTTACTCTACGGAAGTTTATTTTTGATCCTATGTTTAAGCTTCTATATTAATCCAATGAATCTATTTTGGCATGGGATGCATGGACCGTATATGTTTTTGTTCAGATTTAGTTTTCTGCTGTCGTTTTTGATTATTTTAGTAGCAGGCTATAGCTTAGAACGTTTTTCAAAAGAAGATATCAATGGTATTACCAACGTAATTTTGTCCCTAGCATTTGTCTTTCTTGTATTTATATTTTTTTCAAATAAGAAAAGGTATGGTCTTATTACGACAGAGGCATTGGTTATCAGTATTGTATTGTTAGCTATATATTTACTTATTTGGCTGATCTATGCATACAAACCCAAATGGTCTCGGGCTGCGACAGCAATCTTGGTATTATTTATGATGGGAGAAGCAGCATTTAATGCACAACAAATGGTTATTGGGATAAAAAACGATTGGTCATATATTAGCCAAGCTGCATATAACGATAACTATGACGATATTACAAAGTTGGTAGACCTAACAGAAAAAAATGACTCTTTCTTTAGAATGGAAAATCTAAATAGTTCTTCTGCAAATGATAGCTTTAGATATGGCTATCACGGCGTGTCTATGTTTTCATCTATTCGAAATCGTCATTCTTCTCAATATATCAATTTATTAGGCTATCGTTCATTTGGAACCAATTTACTAGTAGATTATAGAAATAATACATTGTTGGCAGATTCACTTGTTGGTATGAAATATAACATTTCAAGCAGTGACTATTTTAGCAAGTTTGGATATGAAAAAGTTAAAAAAAGTGGCAAATTTACACTTTATGAGAATAAATATGCATTGCCCTTAGGGATTTTGACGGATGATGAGATTTATGAAAAAGAAGCTGTGAAAAATCAGACAGAACTGTTCAATCATTTTTCAGGAACAAATGGAGAAATCTATACATTTGGTGATGCACCGATCATCTCTTCAAAGGATGTAACTATTTCTGAAACTGGAGATACTATTGAATTAGGAGAAACAGAATTGGGCCATGCAAGAACATTAAAGTTTTTGATTACAGTGCCAGCTGGAAAGCAAGGATATCTTAGTATTGTTCCTACTAATCTTTATAGAGAAGGGCAGACCAATGTTTCTGTAAAAATCAATGGGAAAGAAAGTGGCAGCGGCAGCTCATTTGCCAATACAGGTCAATACCATGATTTAGGTTACCATAAAACTACAACAACTGTAGAAGTCGAATGTACGTTTGTTGGTGGGAATCAAACGATTGAAATTTTCCGACCAGACGCCGTTTTTCTAGATACAGAAAAATTTGCAGCAGATGTTGAAAAGATCAAAGAAAAAGCCGTAGATTTCAACATTGATGGTAGACGAGCAAATGCTGAAATTGATTCAGAAGAAAAACATGTTCTTTTAACAACTATTCCTTATGATAAAGGATGGTCTGCATATATAGACGGGAAGAAGATTGAGATCGATACATTTAAAGATGCCTTTTTATCTGTTACTATTCCAAAAGGAAAACATACATTGGAATTTGTGTTTATTCCTCAGGGATTCATGTTAGGTGCAATATTATTTGCTGGCTGTATTCTTCTATTTTCTATCTATGCTTACTGGTTTTACAAAAAAAGAGCGCAGTCGATTGATAAGGAGAAGATGATGAATGCATAA
- a CDS encoding GNAT family N-acetyltransferase, which produces MKLEKMHQDKFKEYLDIAVSEYAKDKIKAGTWAESEAISLAEKSFADLLPDGPDTKDNYLFSIFIPESTEEIGVIWVNVSGGKGFIYDFLINAEYRGQGYGKQTLLLIEEWGQEHGLEEIGLHVFAHNQSAYQLYKKMGYLETDITMVRKIN; this is translated from the coding sequence ATGAAATTAGAAAAAATGCATCAAGATAAATTCAAAGAGTACCTCGATATCGCTGTTTCAGAATATGCAAAAGATAAAATCAAGGCGGGAACTTGGGCTGAATCAGAAGCAATCAGTTTAGCAGAAAAAAGTTTTGCGGATTTACTTCCAGATGGACCAGACACAAAAGACAATTATCTCTTTTCGATATTCATTCCTGAATCAACAGAAGAAATCGGTGTCATCTGGGTAAATGTCTCCGGAGGAAAAGGATTTATTTATGATTTTCTGATCAATGCTGAGTATCGAGGTCAAGGATATGGCAAACAAACACTGCTTTTGATCGAAGAATGGGGACAAGAACATGGGTTAGAAGAAATTGGCTTACATGTTTTTGCTCATAATCAGTCGGCGTATCAGCTGTATAAAAAGATGGGGTATTTGGAAACAGATATTACGATGGTAAGAAAGATAAATTAA